The following are encoded in a window of Brevibacillus sp. DP1.3A genomic DNA:
- the ggt gene encoding gamma-glutamyltransferase produces MSFWKKLSTVALTAVIGLSTFSGAQAANRPTSMSPNAMVTTPHYLATAAALKTLEDGGNAVDAAITAASTLAVVYPHYTTIGGDNFWLIYNAKTKELKALNGSGRAGEKATIDYYKNKGYEKIPSRGYESANTVPGVVSGWWEAYNYAHKSMGKSKLQWNRLLEPAIGYAENGYPVSPNQVYWTKYATDPTDNALKNLQRFDGFRKTFLKPNGDPYAAGEILKQKDLANTLRIIAKKGADGFYKGEVAKKIVADMQANGGLLTLKDFEKHTSTWADPISVDYRGYTAYNVPPNSQGMASLSILNVLNNFDLKSMGEGTPDYYHTIVEATKQSFADRDKWLTDPAFVDIPVDELLSKQHGKDLAARIDMKQAAKSVEPLDPKGDTTWFGIVDKDGNAVSIIQSHYFDWGSGIVAKDTGILLQNRGSYFSLDSKHINHLEPGKRTFHTINPAMLFKGDKPYLLYGTQGGEGQPQTQAALVTRIIDFGFSVQDAIEAPRWLHGRNWGSDSNNLKVESRIPQEVLDELIKRGHPVEKLEAAYTDTMGQSGAILIDPQTNVKFGGADPRGEGAAMGY; encoded by the coding sequence ATGTCATTCTGGAAGAAACTCTCGACCGTCGCGCTGACTGCTGTCATCGGGCTATCAACGTTCTCTGGAGCACAAGCTGCTAACCGTCCAACATCGATGTCACCGAACGCAATGGTGACGACTCCTCACTATCTGGCTACGGCTGCGGCCCTGAAGACATTGGAAGACGGTGGAAATGCAGTAGATGCTGCTATTACAGCCGCTTCCACATTAGCTGTCGTCTATCCTCATTACACAACCATTGGTGGAGATAACTTCTGGCTCATCTACAATGCCAAAACAAAAGAGCTGAAGGCGCTGAACGGCAGTGGTCGTGCAGGCGAAAAAGCAACCATCGACTATTACAAAAACAAAGGCTACGAAAAAATCCCGTCCCGCGGTTATGAATCGGCAAACACTGTCCCTGGTGTCGTCTCCGGCTGGTGGGAGGCGTACAACTATGCCCATAAAAGCATGGGCAAGAGTAAGCTTCAATGGAACAGACTGCTGGAGCCTGCTATTGGATACGCCGAGAACGGATATCCAGTCTCCCCCAACCAAGTATATTGGACGAAATACGCGACAGATCCAACTGACAATGCCTTGAAGAATCTTCAACGTTTTGATGGATTCCGTAAAACATTCCTGAAGCCCAACGGCGATCCCTATGCAGCAGGCGAAATCCTAAAACAAAAGGATCTTGCCAATACTTTGCGAATCATTGCGAAAAAAGGCGCTGACGGTTTTTATAAAGGAGAAGTTGCTAAAAAAATCGTAGCAGACATGCAAGCCAACGGCGGATTGCTCACGTTGAAAGATTTTGAGAAGCACACCTCCACTTGGGCAGATCCGATTTCGGTAGACTACCGCGGTTATACAGCGTACAACGTTCCGCCTAACTCCCAAGGCATGGCTTCGCTCTCTATTCTTAATGTTTTGAACAATTTTGACCTCAAGAGCATGGGTGAAGGAACACCCGATTACTATCACACGATTGTGGAAGCTACCAAACAATCTTTTGCTGACCGCGACAAATGGCTGACTGACCCTGCCTTTGTGGATATCCCTGTGGATGAGCTATTGTCCAAGCAGCACGGGAAAGATTTAGCTGCGCGCATTGATATGAAGCAAGCCGCCAAATCCGTAGAACCGCTTGATCCAAAAGGCGATACAACCTGGTTCGGGATCGTTGACAAAGATGGAAATGCCGTGTCCATCATTCAAAGTCACTATTTTGACTGGGGTTCCGGCATCGTAGCGAAAGATACGGGCATCCTTTTGCAAAACCGCGGAAGCTATTTCTCTTTGGATTCCAAACACATCAATCACTTGGAACCAGGAAAACGCACCTTCCACACCATTAACCCAGCTATGCTCTTTAAAGGGGACAAGCCTTATCTTCTCTACGGAACACAAGGGGGAGAAGGACAGCCGCAAACGCAAGCCGCTCTCGTCACGCGTATCATCGACTTTGGTTTCAGCGTGCAAGACGCAATCGAAGCGCCAAGATGGCTGCATGGACGCAACTGGGGATCTGATTCCAACAATCTCAAGGTGGAAAGCCGCATCCCTCAAGAAGTCCTGGACGAGTTAATTAAGCGTGGGCATCCAGTCGAAAAGCTGGAAGCAGCCTATACCGATACGATGGGACAGTCCGGCGCAATTCTGATTGACCCGCAAACTAATGTAAAATTTGGCGGTGCTGACCCTCGCGGTGAAGGCGCAGCAATGGGATATTAA